In Paenibacillus stellifer, the DNA window ATTTGCTGTCGCAGCGGTTGCCACGGCTTACGGCACGCCCGGCACGCTGATCTATATCACCCTGTTCTCGGCCTTTCTCCTGGCCGGCGCCGGAGCTGGCTTCGTCTTCGTTCCTTTCTCAGCGATGCTGCAAAAACGGACGCCCGAGGCGTATACCGGCCGCGTCTTCGGCACCGCGAACAGCCTGACCAGCGCGGCGGTCATTCTGGGGCCGGTCGCCGGCGGCGCGCTGGTTACGGCATCCGGTCCAGTGGTTGCGTTCATCGTATCCGGCCTGTCCGCGATACTGCTCGGGCTGCTCGTTCTAGGGCTGCGCGGGTATATCGAGCGCCGTGACAGCGCCGTAGCGGCAGCAGCACAGGATAGCTCTTCCGCCGCTCATTCCCTGCTGTAAAAACTTCCGGGCGCATGATAAGATAGGGTGGAAAATGCAAGAAAAAGCATGAATCGCGCGAAGCAGCGGGGAGCCTGTACGAGGGACCCCGCTTCTGTGCGATTTCGGGAGATGGAGACAGGATGAGAGATATGGAAGATATCGTGCTGGACGTAGCCATTCAGGAAGCCGGGTATGAAGAGGGCGACGTGCGGATCTCGGGTATCTCGTTCACCGTACGGCGCGGCCAGCTGCTGGGCCTGATCGGCCCGAACGGAGCGGGCAAGAGCACAACGATCAAGACGCTGCTCGGTCTGCTGAAATACGCCAAGGCATCGGTGTCCATCGGGGGAGAGGGCGGAACCTATGCCTATGTGCCCGAGCAGCCGATTTTCTATGAGGATCTGACGCTGTGGGAGCATCTGGATCTGTCCGCCGCTGCCCACGGGCTGGAATACGGAGCTTTTAAAGAGCAAGCAGAGCGGCTGCTGCATCTCTTCGGCATGGAGCATGTGCGCGACGATCTGCCGGCTGGCTTCTCCAAAGGCATGAAGCAGAAAATGATGCTGCTGCTCGGCTTCCTGGCGAAGCCCGACGTCTACATCGTGGACGAGCCGTTCATCGGCCTCGATCCCCGGGCGACAAAGGACTTCCTGCGTCTCCTGGATGCGGAGCGCCGCCGGGGTGCAGGCGTTCTGATGTCGACGCATGTGCTGGATACGGCCGAGAAGATCTGCGACTCGTTCGTGCTGGTATCGGCGGGCCGGGTCGCCGCCTCCGGCACGCTCGGCGATATCCGCGCCGCATCCGGGATGCCCGCGGCGTCGCTGTTCGACTGCTTCGACGCGCTGGCCTAGACGGGAGGAGCGCGAAGATGAATCAACAATACAAATCGGATGGCTACCGCATGCCGTCACCGGCAAGCCTGCTCCGGCTGCGGCTGACCCATCACTGGAAGGAGCAGCTGGCCATCATCCGCACGGCTGCGGACTGGACGGTGCTGCTCTATATCCTGATTCCTGGAGCGCTGCTCGGCGGCCGCTATTACTACGGCTTCTGGCATGATCCGCTGCCGGCTTGGGTGGGGGTCATGCCCTACGCTATGTTCCCGGCCATCCTCGCCCTGCTGATGCAGGGCGGCATCGTGCTGCTGCTTCATGAGGGGGATCTGCTGTTCCTGCGCCAGCATCCGAAATGGCTGCGTACGGTCATGCGGGGAGGCATCCTGTACAGCCTGACGGTGACAAGTCTGATGCTTGCGGCGGGCTTTCTCGTGCTGCTGCCCTTTATGGTTCGCGGGTACGGCATCAGCGGCCCGCAGGCATTAGCTCTGCTCGTGCTCAGTTTGTGCTGCGGCGCCTGCGTCAAGCTGCTCAGGCATCATGCGCGGGTGCGGAAGACGGGCTGGCGCAGATGGCTGTGGCTGACGGCTGCCGCTCTGCCAAGCGTCCTGTTTATTCGCCTCGCCTGGCTTTTCAGCGCGTCGACCGGACTGCTGCTGCTCGCCGCTGCCGTCTATGCCGCCGGTGCCGTGTTGGCTTACCGTTCGCGGATGTCGCTATCCGGGACCTTCCTCGGGGATGTGCGGGAGGATTTCAAGCAGCGGATGAAGATTGCGGGGCTTCTACTGCGGGGCGTTATCGACAAGCCAAGGCCAACCCGCCACAAGCCATGGATATTCCGGCGGTCGCGCCCGCTGCTGCGCACCTATTCGCCAGAAAGCCGGCTGGCGGATGCGTCCATCAAGGCTTTTGTCCGCAATCCCGGGCACCTCAAGCTGTATTTGCAGTTCACCGGGGTCAGCATTATCGCGATTCTGATGGTGCCCAGCTTCCTGAAATGGATCATCTGCATTGTGCTGACCGTTCTGATGGCGTATTGGCTGCTGTCTTTCTGGAAGCTGTTCGCTGCGGATGATTTTATCGCCATGCTGCCGCTCGATAAAGAGCAGAAGGCAGACGCGGGAACTTTGGCGGTGCCCTTACTGATTTCACCTTTCTCTATCCTGTCGGCGGCGTGCGTCTGCTTACCGCTCTACGGCTGGTGGGGGCTAATCAGCTTCATTCCGGCAGGCATCGTGCTCGGCCTCATCGCTTCCCGGATGTTCGCGGCGATCCGCCTGCCCCGGTAAGGCGGCAGAGGCGGAAGGACAGTCGCCGCTGCAAGAGACACAATCGGATACTAGACGAAAAGCGCGGCCGAGGGAGTTCTCTGGCCGCGCTTTTGATGTTGCCCGGATGTAACCGGATGGTGCTCCCTAATGTTATTCCGGACTGAGTCCCGGACTGTAACTGGAAGGTGCTCCCTAATGTTATTCCGGACTGAGTCCCGGACTGTAACCCGGATGTCGCTACCTAATGGTATTCCGGACCGTGTCCCGGATTGCGCCCCCGGTTGCCGTTCGGTTCCCGGCCTATCTTCCGCCACAAGCGGGAGACCCGTCTCCATTCCGTTCTACGATTCAGCCGCGTGCATGCCCGCCGTGTATCCCGTGGAGAACGCTGCGGTGATGTTATAGCCCCCCGTATACCCGTGGATATCGAGAATTTCACCGCAAAAATACAGGCCGGGCATCAGCTTCGATTCCATCGTGCCGGGCTGGATTTCCTTCAGATGAACGCCGCCGCCGGTCACGAACGCTTCTTCCAGAGAGCGGGTTCCGTGGACGGTTACCGGCATGCGCTTCAGGAAGCCTGCAAGGGCGGACTGGCCGGTCTTGGAGAACTGACTGCCCATCACATCGCCGTCGATGCCGGACTTGGCCAAAGCCAGCGGAACGAGCCGGTCCGGCAGCATTCCCTTGAGAATGTTGCGTACGGTCTTCTTCGGATCGGCTTCGAGCTTCTCCCGAATAAGGCGCTCAGCTTCATCCGGCCGCAGATCGGGGAACAGGTCGATGGACATGTCCACCTCGGGTCTGCCGGCCTTGCGCTGCACCTGCCGCAAAAACTGGCTGCAGCGCAGGGCGATCGGTCCCGAGAGACCGAAATGGGTGAAGATCATATCGCCCCGGTGGGCAATGAGCTTCTTGCCTTTTTCGTTCCAGACCGTAAGTATGACATCGCGCAGCGATAAGCCCTGAAGCTCGCCGGACTTGATCCAGTCCTCCCGCGAGACGATCGGCACTTCCGTCGGGTAGAGCTCCGTAATGGTGTGGCCGGCAGCCTCCGCCCAGCGGTATCCATCGCCTGTGCTTCCTGTCTGCGGGACAGATTTGCCGCCCGTTGCAATTATGACCGACCTTGCCCTCAAATCCTTGCCGGAGGCCAGCCGGACGCCCTGAACGCGGTCTTCGCCATACAGAACTTCGGTGACTGGACTGTCCTTCAGTATGGAGACGCCGAGCGCCTTGATTTTGCCGATCAGGGCGGAGACGACGCTCGATGCCTTGTCTGAGACGGGGAACATCCTGCCGTTATCTTCTTCCTTGAGACGGATTCCCAGTTCCTCGAAGAAAGCTGCGATCGAACGGTTATCAAAATGATCCAGCGCGCTGTACAGGAACCGGCCGTTGCCCGGAATATGGGCGATCAGCTCGTCTCTTTCCTTCATATTGGTAACATTGCAGCGGCCTCCTCCGGAGATGCCGAGCTTCCGGCCGAGCTTCGCACCCTTGTCGATCAGCAGGACGGACGCACCGCGCTCCGCCGCTGCCACGCTGGCCATCAGGCCGGAAGGACCGCCGCCAATGACGATGACATCATAAGCACTCATGAAAGACTCCTTTTGCAAATAAAGCTTGAATTTTGATCACGGCCATCATACCATTATTGCCCCGCAGGGAGCCAGTCAAGACCGCTCTATTCATAAAACGTCGGCAATGTCGGATTGTGTAATTGTCAAAAAGCCCCATTATGGCTTAATCTAGACTAGCATTCTCTAAATATGCAGTCCGGGCGGTGATCCTCATTCTTATAAGCGAGATCAAAAATATCCTCCTGCAACTTTCCGCTTCTGCCTCTTTTGTGCTCCTCGTCCAGTGGAAAATGATCCGCGGCCCCATCAAGCCCAGAAATCCGAACTTTCCGAACCAACCCGTCCTTCTCCTGATCTCCTGCGGCTTCAGTTTGCTGCTGTGCACACTGCTGTCGGGCAAGATGTTCGGCGTGCTCTATATCAATTGGGGACTTTTGCCCGCTTATATCGGTATTCTGTACGGCAGCTCCCGCACCCGGACGGGACTGGCCGCACTGATGCTGGGCAGTATGTACCTCTCGTCCCTGAGGGATGTTCCCGGCCATATTCTGCTCAACTCCGGTCTGCTGCTATGCCCGCTGCTGTTCGGGATGTCGGGCAAATTCCGGCTGGGTACGATAACGGAGAAAATTTTGGTTCTATGGGCGGCTCTGGTGCCAAGTCTTGTTCTGATGGCGTACACCTCGGCGGAATCAGGCTGGAATTACCGTGACACCGATATGCGGCACATGCTGCTGATCAGCATAACTATGGTTGTGTATTTGACCGTCGGCGCGCTCTATATTTATTTGCTTGAGACGGCTTGGGACAAGCTTGAGGTAGATGGGCGGATTGCGAGCCTGTCCGAGAAATTCAGGCAGGAGACCGATAATCTCCGGCAGATCACCGACATGGTACCGCTGAGCATCATCGCCCTCGATGATAACCTTAGAATCATACGCCTGAACGAGACGCTGATGGATAAAATACTGACCCGCTCTCCCGGAGTATCCAAAGGGGATATTGTCAACCGGACGGCCTTTGATCTCATACATATGCTAAAACTCACGATGACGCCGGAAATCGATCAGATGCTGAGTATCATACAACGCAAACAAAGAGCCGCCGAAACGATCCTCTGCTACGGGCGCGTGATTCATTTCATGGCCACTCCGCTTGCATCCAAAGATAAGAATAAGCCCGGCGTCATGGTGATCGTCATGCAGGATATGACGGAGGAGGAGAAAATCCGCAGCGAACTGAGCCATGTTGAGCGTCTTTCGCTCGTCGGACAAATGGCGGCCGGAATTACCCATGAAATCCGGAATCCGATGGCTGTAGTGCGGGGCTTTCTGCAGCTCATGAATGAGAAGTGTCCGCCCGGCTTGGAATCTTATTTTCAGATTGTAATGGAGGAGCTGGACAGGGCGAACGGCATTATTAATGATTTTCTGTCGCTTGCGCGCAGCGGAATGTCGACCAAAGAGGATGTCAATCTGCATGTGCTGCTTGAAGAGCTAGCTCCGCTGCTCTGGGCGGACGCCAACCTGCGCGGCCAGAGCGTAGAGCTGAATCTGTGTGAATCGCTGCCGGCTTTACGAGTGAACAGCAAGGAAATCAAGCAGGTCATCCTGAATCTGGGACGCAATGCGATGGAAGCGATGCAGCCCAAGGGCGTTCTGACACTGGAGACCCGGCAAGTCCTTGGCAGAGCGGAGCTTCTGGTCAAGGATACGGGCAGCGGGATGACGGAGACAGAGCTTGCCAAGCTGTTCACGCCCTTTTTTACAACCAAGGAACAAGGGACGGGACTCGGACTTCCGCTATGCCTCAGCATTATTGAACGTCATGGCGGAACGATTACCGTGAATTCCATTCACGGAGCGGGCACTGTGTTCACGGTCTCCCTGCCATGTGAGAGCGAGTGAAAGGAACATTCTAGATCGGTAAAGAGCTGTTTGGGCTGTGACGTATTCGCTTGACTTTGTACAGGCAGCTTGCTTTCAGAGGGTAGGACTGTATAATAAAGTTAGTAATATAGCAAAGGAGAGTGCCAACCATGTCCATGTCTTTTGACCAATATATGAGAGATACCATTCAGCCGATGCGAGACGATCTGACCAACATCGGGTTCACCGAGCTTACAACGCCGGAAGAAGTGGAAGCTGCGCTCCCGGGAGCCAAGGGTACGGCGCTTGTCGTCGTCAACTCCGTGTGCGGCTGTGCAGCCGGTCAATGCCGTCCTGGCGTGGCCCAGGCACTGCAGAACGACGTTCTCCCTGACCACCTGTTCACGGTGTTTGCCGGACAGGATAAGGAAGCAACGGCCAAAGCCCGCGAATATTTCGCTCCATATCCGCCGTCCTCTCCTTCGATCGCTTTGATGAAGGACGGAGAACTCGTGCACTTCATCGAGCGCCACGGAGTCGAGAATCGTTCGGCCGTTGAAATCGCCGCTGAGCTGAAGGATATTTTTGAGCAATATTGCCAATAAACAGCGAAGCTATAGATTCTCAAGCTCCCGCGGCACCGTCAGTTCGGTGCCGCGGGATTCTTTATTTCCGGATTTGAACTTAAGATGAGAGGAAGTGAATGTCCTTGAGCATGCAGCGCGAGATTATCGAAGTCCTTGGAGTAAGGCCGGAGATCGACGCCGCGAGTGAGGTTCGGAAACGGGTGGATTTCCTGAAAGCCTATCTGCTGGAATCGAACGCCCGGGGGCTGCTCATCGGCATCAGCGGCGGTGTGGACAGCGCCGTGGCGGCAGCCCTGTGCAAGAAGGCGACGGATGAGCTGGCTGTACAGGAAGGACGGGGCTATATGACGCTCGGCGTATTTCAGCCCTATGCGGAGCAGGAGGATATTGAGGACAGCTACACTGTGGCGAAGGCGCTTGGCCTGGAGCATACCGTGGAGACGAATATCGGGGATGCGGTCGACGAGATTGCCCTGGAGACGGAATACGCGTTGAAGGCGCTGGGGCAGCACCGCCATTTGAGCCATCAGGGCAAGGGAAACGTCAAGGCCAGAATGCGAATGACGGTTCAGTATGCGCTCGCCTTTGAGAACCATCTGCTTGTCGTGGGCACGGATCATGCTTCCGAGGCAATTGCGGGCTTCTATACCAAATGGGGAGACGGAGCTGTGGATATCGCGCCGCTGCGCACCTTGACCAAGCGCCAGGTACGGCAGCTGGCCGATTATCTGGGCGTTCCGGCTAGTATTATCGGCAAGGTGCCAACCGCCGGGCTGTGGCCGGGACAGGAGGACGAAATGGAGCTGGGCGTAAGCTATGAGGATAACAGCGATTATCTGGAGGGGCGGGCTGTGAAGCCCGAGATCAGTCAGCGGCTTGAGAATCACTACCGGAGAACGGTCCACAAGCGCAGCGCCATCCCCGGGATATGAGCCTGAGAGGCCGTCTCCTGCGCCGCCGCAGCGATCTGCGGCGGCGCAGGATCATGACTTACCGGGGATGAGAGCAGGAAGAAGGACCAAATGCTGCGGGGGCGGACCAATCAGGATCACCGTAGAAATACGCCTGCGCATTCATGTCATGCGATTTCCCTGCAATGGCGCGGGGCCATAAGGAAGCTGACAAGCGTTATTTCCGGTGAAGGTCACGCCTTCAGCACGCGGCCGATAAAAGCCCGGGTGGCTTCGATAGCCTGTTCCAGCTGTGGGGTGGCGCCTGCGAAAGGGTGAACCGTTCTGAAGGTATGATCGCCTCCCGGAATCTGAACCCATTCGATGTCCGGGCGGACAGCTGTCAGCTGCTCCGAGCCCAGGCGCAGCCGGGCGCCGTCCTCGCTTCCCTGAATCAGGATGACCGGGAAGCCGGCCTGCTGCATGCGCTCTACAATCCGGTAACGCTCCTTCTGCAGCTCCAGGTCCTCCAGGATCACGGCATCCAGTGGCATTTGCTGGCCGGTCCGGCCGTTCAGGACAAAGGCCCTTCCTTTCTCGCGCATATCCTGTTTCTGCTGATCCGTGAACAGATCAAGGTCGGTTACGCCGTTCCAGGAAATGACGCCCGCAATTTCTCCGGGGTGGTCCAGCGCATAGACGAGGCAGTCTCCGGCGCCGCGGCTGTGGCCGAGGAGAAAGAGCGGAAGAGCGCCCAGCTTGGGATGCTGGCTTAAATAGGAGAGCAGAACGTCCAAATCCTGAAGCTCGCGGTCATATGTATTGCGGGCGAACTTCTCGAGCTCGGTGAAGGTTTGGAGATCGTCCCCAATTCCTCCATGGGAGAAATTGAAGGTTACGACTTCATGATTCAGACTCAGGCGTTCGGCGGCATAGGGGAACATTCCCCAATCCTTGAAGCCTTTGTAGCCGTGGGCAATGACGATCAGCGCCTTCGCTTCACCCTGTGAAGGAAAGCGGGTACATCTCAGTACGGCGTCATCCCCTGCCGGCAGTTCAAATTGAATGCCTTGGCTCATGAGAAGCCTCCTCTCTGAATGACGATGGCCTTTCGCCGCAGCCGCTTTCCCCGCGTGAGGTCATGGACTTTGGCATGGAATTCTTTTAAAATATAAGAATTTCGGTAAGCCTATCTTTATCCTTACCATAGCAGAAAGTTGAATTGAACACTATAGCAGCAGATGTCAATTCCCTATTTTCCATAAGGGGAAAAACGAGGAGCGTGTACGCTTGATCTACGGAATCGGGCACGATGTGCTGGACTTGAAACGAGTCTCCGGGCTGCTTGAAGGCAGGCTCGGAGAACGGTTTGCCGCCCGGATTTTGACACCCGGCGAGCTTGCATTGGGAGAAAGCCGGGGCGGGCTAACGGCTGAATTCGCCGGGGGACGATTCACCGCCAAGGAAGCGGTCGTCAAGGCGTTCGGATGCGGTATAGGCAGGGCGATGGGATTCGGAGATATTGAAATTCTTCCGGGTCCGTCGGGACAGCCAAAGGCGGAGGTGTCGGAAGAAGCCTTCGAAAGGCTTATGCTGCCTGCGGGCTACCGCTACGTAATCCATCTGACCATTACTCATACCCCGAAGCTGGCGTCGGCCTTTGCCGTGGTGGAGCAGCTGGAGGATGACCGGGGGCCGTGGGACTAAGATACAGATGCGAAAATACAGACATAGCAAGGAGAATCGGCATGACACTGGATGAGAGGAAGGAAGCGGGCGGAGGGGAGGACGAACTCTTCTTCAGCATGCGGCTGCTGGAGTGGTACAACGGGCAGAAGCGGGATCTGCCCTGGCGGCGCTCCCGCGATCCCTACAAAATTTGGGTGTCGGAAATCATGCTGCAGCAGACGCGGGTGGATACGGTGATTCCTTACTTCAACCGGTTCATCGAACGCTTCCCGACCATTGATGCCCTCGCTGAAGCACCGGAGGAAGAGGTGCTGAAAGCTTGGGAGGGGCTGGGCTATTATTCCCGGGCGCGAAATCTGCAGAGCGCGGCGCAGCAGGTGAAGGAACTGTACGGCGGCAAGGTTCCGGACGACCGCGAGGCGGTGTTCGGCCTGAAGGGTGTCGGTCCCTATACGGCGGGGGCTATTCTCAGCATCGCCTTTAATCGTCCCGAGCCGGCTGTGGACGGCAATGTGATGCGGGTGCTCTCCCGCTTCTTCCTGATCGAAGATGATATCGCCAAGCCGAAGACCCGGATCAAGATGGAGGCTCTGGCGAAATCGCTGATCCCGGAAGGCGAGGCGTCCAGCTTCAATCAGGCGCTGATGGAGCATGGCGCGCTGACCTGCACGCCGAAGTCGCCGCGCTGCCTCGTCTGCCCGGTCATGGAGCGCTGCGCCGGGCGGCTTGCGGGCGTCGAGACGGAGCTGCCCGTCAAGACCAAGGCGAAGCCGCCGCGCCCCGAAGAGCGGCTGGCGGCTCTCGTGGAGGGCCGCGGCGAGCACGCGGGCCGGGTGCTCATCCGGCAGCGGCCGACCCGCGGGCTTCTCGCCCGCATGTGGGAGCTGCCGCATTGGCCGGCGCCGGGAGACATCGGCGCGGGGAGCGGGCGGCCGGGCGAAGCGGCCGCGATGGACCGGCTGCGCCGGTCCCTGGCCGAGGCCGGGGTGGCAGCCCGGCCGGAGGCGTACATGATGGCTGCCGAGCATACGTTCAGCCATATTCACTGGACCCTGCAGGTATACCGCTGCAGGGAGGAGGAGCTTCCGCAGCCGATGGCGGCGGAAGCTCGGGGCTTGTACGCCGCCGGCAGCGGAGCGGCGGCGGGTGGTGACGCGCCGGGCGGCGAGCCGGCGCTGCTCCTGCCGGGCGCAGAGCAGCCCGGCCTCTTCGCCGACGAAGGCGGAGCCGAGGAGGAACGGCCGGACATGCGCTGGATCGGCCGGGAGGACATGGCGA includes these proteins:
- a CDS encoding ABC transporter ATP-binding protein, coding for MRDMEDIVLDVAIQEAGYEEGDVRISGISFTVRRGQLLGLIGPNGAGKSTTIKTLLGLLKYAKASVSIGGEGGTYAYVPEQPIFYEDLTLWEHLDLSAAAHGLEYGAFKEQAERLLHLFGMEHVRDDLPAGFSKGMKQKMMLLLGFLAKPDVYIVDEPFIGLDPRATKDFLRLLDAERRRGAGVLMSTHVLDTAEKICDSFVLVSAGRVAASGTLGDIRAASGMPAASLFDCFDALA
- the acpS gene encoding holo-ACP synthase, translated to MIYGIGHDVLDLKRVSGLLEGRLGERFAARILTPGELALGESRGGLTAEFAGGRFTAKEAVVKAFGCGIGRAMGFGDIEILPGPSGQPKAEVSEEAFERLMLPAGYRYVIHLTITHTPKLASAFAVVEQLEDDRGPWD
- a CDS encoding two-component system sensor histidine kinase NtrB; its protein translation is MLLCTLLSGKMFGVLYINWGLLPAYIGILYGSSRTRTGLAALMLGSMYLSSLRDVPGHILLNSGLLLCPLLFGMSGKFRLGTITEKILVLWAALVPSLVLMAYTSAESGWNYRDTDMRHMLLISITMVVYLTVGALYIYLLETAWDKLEVDGRIASLSEKFRQETDNLRQITDMVPLSIIALDDNLRIIRLNETLMDKILTRSPGVSKGDIVNRTAFDLIHMLKLTMTPEIDQMLSIIQRKQRAAETILCYGRVIHFMATPLASKDKNKPGVMVIVMQDMTEEEKIRSELSHVERLSLVGQMAAGITHEIRNPMAVVRGFLQLMNEKCPPGLESYFQIVMEELDRANGIINDFLSLARSGMSTKEDVNLHVLLEELAPLLWADANLRGQSVELNLCESLPALRVNSKEIKQVILNLGRNAMEAMQPKGVLTLETRQVLGRAELLVKDTGSGMTETELAKLFTPFFTTKEQGTGLGLPLCLSIIERHGGTITVNSIHGAGTVFTVSLPCESE
- the nadE gene encoding ammonia-dependent NAD(+) synthetase, with protein sequence MSMQREIIEVLGVRPEIDAASEVRKRVDFLKAYLLESNARGLLIGISGGVDSAVAAALCKKATDELAVQEGRGYMTLGVFQPYAEQEDIEDSYTVAKALGLEHTVETNIGDAVDEIALETEYALKALGQHRHLSHQGKGNVKARMRMTVQYALAFENHLLVVGTDHASEAIAGFYTKWGDGAVDIAPLRTLTKRQVRQLADYLGVPASIIGKVPTAGLWPGQEDEMELGVSYEDNSDYLEGRAVKPEISQRLENHYRRTVHKRSAIPGI
- a CDS encoding BrxA/BrxB family bacilliredoxin; translated protein: MSMSFDQYMRDTIQPMRDDLTNIGFTELTTPEEVEAALPGAKGTALVVVNSVCGCAAGQCRPGVAQALQNDVLPDHLFTVFAGQDKEATAKAREYFAPYPPSSPSIALMKDGELVHFIERHGVENRSAVEIAAELKDIFEQYCQ
- a CDS encoding ABC transporter permease, producing the protein MNQQYKSDGYRMPSPASLLRLRLTHHWKEQLAIIRTAADWTVLLYILIPGALLGGRYYYGFWHDPLPAWVGVMPYAMFPAILALLMQGGIVLLLHEGDLLFLRQHPKWLRTVMRGGILYSLTVTSLMLAAGFLVLLPFMVRGYGISGPQALALLVLSLCCGACVKLLRHHARVRKTGWRRWLWLTAAALPSVLFIRLAWLFSASTGLLLLAAAVYAAGAVLAYRSRMSLSGTFLGDVREDFKQRMKIAGLLLRGVIDKPRPTRHKPWIFRRSRPLLRTYSPESRLADASIKAFVRNPGHLKLYLQFTGVSIIAILMVPSFLKWIICIVLTVLMAYWLLSFWKLFAADDFIAMLPLDKEQKADAGTLAVPLLISPFSILSAACVCLPLYGWWGLISFIPAGIVLGLIASRMFAAIRLPR
- a CDS encoding NAD(P)/FAD-dependent oxidoreductase gives rise to the protein MSAYDVIVIGGGPSGLMASVAAAERGASVLLIDKGAKLGRKLGISGGGRCNVTNMKERDELIAHIPGNGRFLYSALDHFDNRSIAAFFEELGIRLKEEDNGRMFPVSDKASSVVSALIGKIKALGVSILKDSPVTEVLYGEDRVQGVRLASGKDLRARSVIIATGGKSVPQTGSTGDGYRWAEAAGHTITELYPTEVPIVSREDWIKSGELQGLSLRDVILTVWNEKGKKLIAHRGDMIFTHFGLSGPIALRCSQFLRQVQRKAGRPEVDMSIDLFPDLRPDEAERLIREKLEADPKKTVRNILKGMLPDRLVPLALAKSGIDGDVMGSQFSKTGQSALAGFLKRMPVTVHGTRSLEEAFVTGGGVHLKEIQPGTMESKLMPGLYFCGEILDIHGYTGGYNITAAFSTGYTAGMHAAES
- the mutY gene encoding A/G-specific adenine glycosylase — translated: MTLDERKEAGGGEDELFFSMRLLEWYNGQKRDLPWRRSRDPYKIWVSEIMLQQTRVDTVIPYFNRFIERFPTIDALAEAPEEEVLKAWEGLGYYSRARNLQSAAQQVKELYGGKVPDDREAVFGLKGVGPYTAGAILSIAFNRPEPAVDGNVMRVLSRFFLIEDDIAKPKTRIKMEALAKSLIPEGEASSFNQALMEHGALTCTPKSPRCLVCPVMERCAGRLAGVETELPVKTKAKPPRPEERLAALVEGRGEHAGRVLIRQRPTRGLLARMWELPHWPAPGDIGAGSGRPGEAAAMDRLRRSLAEAGVAARPEAYMMAAEHTFSHIHWTLQVYRCREEELPQPMAAEARGLYAAGSGAAAGGDAPGGEPALLLPGAEQPGLFADEGGAEEERPDMRWIGREDMANYAFPNVFLKLLNAYFDGQEAAGRR
- a CDS encoding alpha/beta hydrolase family protein; this encodes MSQGIQFELPAGDDAVLRCTRFPSQGEAKALIVIAHGYKGFKDWGMFPYAAERLSLNHEVVTFNFSHGGIGDDLQTFTELEKFARNTYDRELQDLDVLLSYLSQHPKLGALPLFLLGHSRGAGDCLVYALDHPGEIAGVISWNGVTDLDLFTDQQKQDMREKGRAFVLNGRTGQQMPLDAVILEDLELQKERYRIVERMQQAGFPVILIQGSEDGARLRLGSEQLTAVRPDIEWVQIPGGDHTFRTVHPFAGATPQLEQAIEATRAFIGRVLKA